Below is a genomic region from Ascaphus truei isolate aAscTru1 chromosome 5, aAscTru1.hap1, whole genome shotgun sequence.
ATGAAAAtttgcaatacatttaaaataacagAACCTGAATTTTACAATTACATTTACAGTCAATTGACACGAATTGTAAAATAAGATTGAAATTAGATACTTAGTTTCATTTGAACTTTAGAAAAAAAAGTGACAGTTGATAAGACTAGGGGGTACGCTGGCAATTGGTGAATCTGAATAGGGcaccctgtgggggggggggggggggagggagaggagaagacaGTTGAAACACTTCACCAGACGTCCCCTTCTCTGTGTGTTGTGCAAACACCAAGAAACCTATTCCTATCCTGGAATGAGGAACTTCCGGCCTGACAAACTGGCACATTGTGCGGAGTTGTTCTAAAGGGGCAGGTTTAGCCAGTTTTTAATAGCTACACAAGTGGGGAGTTCATTCCCCAACTTAAAACCTTATTACATGTGGTAACTCCATACGTCACCTGGTATTTTCATAAGTTCGCCAAACTTACTTAACAAGCGTGGGGAGATGTGGTGCAGGGTGAAGACAATGATTTTGAATCTCCTGTGATCTGTCATTGCAAACTCCTACCAGAAAAAAATAAAGTACAGTTGCACCATGAATGCACAAAGTTATATTGCTGAACTAGTGGGGCCCTTGTGTACAAGCAATGTTGGATTACTGTTTGTAGGGGCCATCTCCTCCTTTTACTTACTACCTTTTGAACGAAAGAGTGAAGTACATTTCCAAATGAGTATactaaatacaataaaattgttgAAActgttaaagcagcatttcaatcaaaatcctaaaaaaaaaaaaaatgggtgtgTAGTTAAAATGAAATTAGCATTCTGCCTTTTCCTTGCAAATGCATTAAATGTCCTTGGGTTGTTATTGCAACTATTTTTTAGTAAGCTGCACCACTTCCTGTGAAATAGACAGCCATATTTGGTGCTCTGTGATCTTCGTCAATCGGACACAGAACAGATCGATTTGGCAGCTTACATAATTGCAATGGCGCAAAATGTtaaactgctgcatttattaaaacaacaaatcGGACAAGAGGAAAAACACCCTTTAAGTAGAAGGCATGAAATAAACTTAAGGTGCAATGGTTGTGTGTCACATTTAACATCTGTCCCAGTGCTCAACAGAATACAAATGTGACTTTGGAAAAGGTATAAGAAAAATGAGCATATTCCCAGTACTTTtggaacaaaagacagaaattcTGGCTAGCAGAGTGCAGGTATCCAAATAATGCACCTGCCTATAAATCTGTTCATTTCCTTCATTCAAAATGAAATATCGTTCTTTAATTGTTACACACAGACTTCACAGTAATGCTGTTCCCTCCAgcaacattttatatatacactattctTGTTTGTCCCTTCTAAGCAGATGCCTGGTTACAGAAGTGGCAGTATGTTGCTCCTGTGGGTATTTTGGCAATAAACAATCCTGTTGCTGACACGTTGTACACTTTATTTGGAAATTATACCACAGAAGCTAGCTCAAGACTCCATTTGAAATAATCTGTTTATGTATTCGGTGTATTTTCCTTCTGTTATGATAAACGGACAGGTTAAATTACTGGCTGCGTCCTTGTTCCTCCCACAACACGCAACGTGCATAAATATGGTGGAAGGTATGTCTCTCGAGTCAGCCTCTCCCAAACACAGGCATGAAGGCTATTCTGTCTTTCAGCCACTGGAAAAGTCCCTGCATCATGCAGTCCCAGAGAGGCAGACAAGCGCCTGGGTTGCGTGGTAGTTTCTTTCCTTAGTGGTGACAGCAGGAATAGAAGGAGGCATCTCTCTTCTGATTCAGATCCACCCCTTTGGCCTCTGGAAcaaaaaataagtaaataaaaagCAGTAACTCCTTGTGCAAGGTAAAGCTGTACGGACCCCTTGGATACTAGGAGGGCCAGCACTGCTCATTGCTATTACCCTCTGTCAATGATTAAAATCAGGTGTGAATATACAGACAGTGTCTTGAACGGGACCCCGTGAACCAACATTGATATAAGAGCTTGTGTTTCATATCAACTCACCTGTCAGGACTTGAAAGGCATTGAAGTTAACATAGTCTTCTGCTACTTTCTGAAACAGCTCATCTGACAGAAGATGCAATTTTTAGAAGGAGACATAACATTAGGGTTGACCGTGGTAAAAAGGGTATAACAATCACTTGTTCCATCCACTTATCCAAGTTAAACCCTTAACGGTTCTTAACCGATGGTTGAGCCTGTAATGCACTGAATGATTTATACTCCCCAGCAGGGAAGGGGTTCATACATTTGGCTGAATGCATGAAACTGTTGCCTACAACTGTGTTAGCGGCAACGACGACTTATCTACCTTCAATTCAAACTTCTGTACACTGATCAAACAAGGCAGTGGGGAGTAACAGCCCCTGTTCACAAATAAGATATTCCCAACACTGCCATTATTATGTAGCAGATATGACAGTTTAAAAGAACATGCAGGAGTAGAAAAACAACAAGCTGGAGACATCAATACTGTGAaataaaccccacgcccccctgcAGCAGGATCGTAGACCAGCCAggttgaaggaaaaaaaaaaagttatcggaggaggaggaggaggacacaatACATTAATGATTAAAATAGTTTGTTTCTTAGAAGTGAGGAATGAAGTATAACCTTGAGTGTCTTTATTTTATACGTTGAGggagatatatattttttctttttttttcttttgcaatAAGGGGAAGATGGGTCTGCATGCAGGCAATTGTGCAGTCTTCTGaacttttttattttgtttcactCCAATTTCAAGTGATCCAGAACAAGAGAGTGTATTGTTCTAGTGGTCACATTGAATCCTGCCCAGCAGTCCATGCAGTATTTCATTAATATCTCCAAAGCATTAGCCCACAACCCTGTACAGTGTTGGTAATACTTCAGGGCCGCAAAACCCATTATTCTATACCTATTATACGAACACCCACAGTTATTATATACCCATTATACTACAAACAGTACAGAAGCAAATCACGGTTTCAAGCTCTTTCAAATGTTTTGTTCTCACATTGTCTACTGCATGTGAAGCGCCGCAGAGATCTAATGTTTATAGGGAAATCTACTTACCCACACTTTGTCCAGATTTACTAGACGTCTCACAGACATGAGCTTTAATCTCTGCAGAGAGATCATAAGAGAGGGTTAGGAGAAGGTTGGAGTTATACAGCGCACCTTCTAGCTGCATCTTTTGCCCTCTACGGTTTTGTACTATTCCTTGCAACAGAGCACTGGTTCTCAAAACATCCAGTCTGTAAAAACTCACGTGAATTCAAGGATAACCGAGAAGTTACAAAATGCAGTTGGAATGTCCCTGGTTTTGCATCACAATTCTTAAGCAGAAAAACTAAAGCATCGATACACAACATGACCAGTACTGTATAGGAAATCGGTGGGCCATCTGGAGCGTAACTGTGCAGTTTTcagatcccccccaccccatgttcCCAAGATGCTTTGAAATGATCTCCCCCTACATCTCAGACAAATAGGAAGCAGCTTCTtaagttgcggcttcctattataTGGCCATTTAAGTAAAAACAGTGGATGCCGCAAACAGCCTACCAATAAAGGTAATAATAGTAAAATAACTGAAAATTCCCCAGTTACATACTCCTAAAATAGCAGATAGTACAGGAAAAATAGAACAAAATTAAGTGACCACAAAAGTaataaaaacaatcatttcaaaAACTATCAAAACATACTTCCACTATACAAGGGATTACCATATAATTAAACGTGGATGTGTATTTAGAAATATTGTGTTTTTGCAGTTATTGTTTTTATTACTTATGTGGCCCTTTCATTTTGTTTAGGGTAAAGTAGCAATCCCCGTCCCCAAGAAGCCTATATAAATGTAACTTATATAGTGTTAGTATTGTGTCCCCTGTGCATGTGTTGCTCTTATGTTTTTTTACTTTTAGGGATACAAATCTTGATTTTCTTaatctagcttctgaggttaccacggTTACTTTTaggctgcactgggctctggggagatcTTTATTTTAACCTCCGGGCACTTTATTCCAAAACACTGGAAATTAATAGGGTTGTTTTTAGATGATTAAATCAATATGGATTTTTTAAGCCGTTTTCCGTTTTGAAATCCCTTTTTCTTTCCTCTAAAGTCAGTAGGAGGGGAATTATACCATCTGCATAATCCTGCACATCATGGATGTCGACTTGCCGCTGACTCCTGTCACTTTCCACTAGGTCACTCTTGGTCCCACAGAGGTAAATCTGGCAGTGCTGGCAACACAGGAAACAGTCAGTCACATGGGGTGGGATGGGGAGGCCTATTTTTCTTGCACTACAGAAAGAGATTGCTGCAGCATACTGACCTCCTCAAAATTCTGCAGTTCATTCACCCAGAACTTCACTCGCTGGAAACTGCTGCTGTCGGTGAGATCTAGGGCAGGAGGAAACACTGCGTCAGCACCTTACAGTACTATCCCAGCACTACAGAGATTCTCAAACAATGGATCCTAACCCCAGGTGGTCCCCAAATGTACTTTTAAGTAACTTGCTCTCATGCGGTCTGTGCATTTTTTATCACTATTTAAAGCGTATTTTTagatacatacactgtatgttgttaaatatgagatagatatatagatattagAGCTGGACAGAGCAAAGTGCAACTACTGTATGAGGATCCTCCAAACATTGAAGTGGTATGTGATACGGAAATATTTGAGAAGCACATCATCATGAAAGCCACAGCGCCACTTTTACCAAGATTCGAGAGCACAACAGGGCCTCCGCAATATGTACCCGCCTCAGTCCTGACAGGTTTCTTACCGTGACACACAATAGCAGCTTTGGCTCCCCGGTAATATATGCGGCTCATGGCTTCATAACGCTCAGAGCCGGCTGTGTCCTGAGGAAGACACACAAGAATGACAACTTTCAAACATGTCCAATAACGTGTGCTTAAAATATATCAGTGcaagaggagaaagggggaggtaTGAGAACGCGCACTATATATCCTGATATTTCACAGGCCTCCTGGAAGGTTATAAATCCTCCACCTTTCTAGTCTTATCGCTTCCAATAAAAACCTGTCACTTACCCAGATTCCTAGTGTCACATTGCGTCCTCCTACAGACATTGATTTGGCCACAAATGCTGCTCCAATAGTCTGAAACGGAAGAATAATGttgacagcttcaagagcagttGGCTAAACACCCTCCCTGAGATACCTGAGGAATACAATGGCCCACTCACAGCTTCTCTAGTACATAACACCAAATGCCTTCCCAATGGTTAACAAAGCACACAAACTCTGATAAGACAATCCTCTCTCCTCATGTTCTGGTTCTGTACAGCGAGGTTGAAAAGGATTAAATGACAGGCAGTTGAGGGGGGCCGAACATCAAACTGGATCTGTCATGATTCCttttacaataaatattttacataaaaaaaatacaacatctGTGACCTAAACTCTGGTTCTCTTATAGCAGAGACAGCCCTGTGCTTGTACACACAGTATACTGGTGTAAGCAAAGAATGCATGGCCGTGATTTGCAACATAATCTGTACATTATCTGTGGAGCAGCTTCGCTCAACATGCATGGAGATGGCTTTTTGTGAAGTAGCCAGTAAATAAGTCGCTTGCTTTTGATTTTGTAAAGGCCAGTCTGTGTTTGTTTAATTGTTAAGGCTTTTTAAAATTCAAGAGCTGACGGGTAAACGTTAAAATAGTTGTTGGTGTACACATTCAAGAAATGTCTTGTAACATTACTTAAGACCAGGCAGTATCATGATGAGAGGTGTTTCTGTGATGCTAACTGGGCATATGAGTATATCCGGGTGCAACAAAGTTACCACCCTAGACTGGTGCTTCAATGTAATGCTCTCACGTTCTGGTAGGGTCCCTGAAGGAATCGGTGGTGCACGTATCTCTCCACCAGGCTGGTCTTTCCCACGGACTCCTTCCCTAACATCACCACCTTGACATCCACGCGGTGCCCACTCATGGTGCCCACGCTGCCACCCCAGCACTGCCCCTGGGATTAGCACATGCAATCGAGAGCAGCATCATCTGCAGGACAAAGTAGAGCAGTCACAGGGGACCTGTCCCTGCAGTGCTGAATATACCTAAAGAGAGGCAGTCATTAACTATGTATCATCACAAACCCGCTCTGACCTCAGGCACATTAGGACATGGTACACAAATATGTGTATATTAAGCAATCAGTGGATCACAGGTTGTTTACCAGGAGTTCATctctatcatatatatatatagtggttgacaaatcaccaaaaaatctactcgccacacaaaaaaatctactcgccacctagtaccaaacgtgtgctgcttgggccaatatttactcgcccgggggttaaatccactcgcccggggcgagcaaatgtataggtttgtcgaccactacagtatatatatatatatgtatgtatgtatgtatatatatatatatatatatatatatatatatatatatatatatatatatatatatatatatatatatatatatatacacatacaatttCATTTCATTTTTATCTTAATCACGTCATAATAATTTGACTCCTATTCTAGCAACTGCTTAAAAATACGTGTGTACAAACTtgcatatctatatacacactacAGACACAAATGTAACTTACACTcatatacaatacaaaatatattacaGTACTCATtaaactaacacacacacacacacacacacacacacacacacacacatatatatatatatatatataatactcatATAGGCACACTTCCgttgtctctcaccccctcaccgtATGCCTCCATACACCGGCCTGGCTCTCATGCTGTGTGGGACCCGCTCGCTCTGCGGCCTCTATCTCTGTCGCTGCTCAGTGCCGACTCCGCCCCTCTCCGCTCAGACTGCGTCCTCCCCATCACGTGATGGCGACCTGTGCTGCGGACCGGAAACAGCTGCCTGTCACGTGTCACGTGTCGGGGTGTGAAGGTTAGCCCAGTCCCGGAAGTGTCTGAATGTCCCACTGCTCCCTCATGGCGGCCGAGAGGAGATGAAGCCCTCCGCATGAGGCTGGTGAGAGGCGGGATACAGGAGGGACATGTACATTGGGAGATACAGGAGACAGCAAAGATAAGGCAAGACATACATTGATAAAAGGGAGGAGGTCTGTTTTATTGCATTAATAAGCCATTTATATATTACATTCAGTTAAAAAAAACCTTATTTCAAATGGGGTTACACGCAGTGCTGATGGTTGAGATCTATGTTATGTGAGTGGGACGGAGTGCATCATAgcatgtattttgtatttcttttatatATTTGGAGTCCTAGGTGTACTTAATATATGCTTTGTGTACGATACTACATTGTATCTCTGTTATTGGCTTGTAGAAAACAAACAACCTTGAGGTAGTAAAATATCTACTCTGTCCTGTTCAGAAAAAAGTAGGGTCTCACTTTTAATTACATGCATGTTTGCCACCGTACTATCATGAACGTTTTCAATAAAGTTCTGCTTTTAACCCCCCTGTATTTTCATGGTTCGGCCCTCTCAGACGGACAGGTACACTCCGGCATCAAGCTGGCTCCAGGCGGTGGCCTCCAGATCGCATCCACATATCCTCGCTGCCGTCCTCTGATGGTTTCCTGAGCCTGTCCCGTCTGACGCAGTGATTCCTCCTCTGACTGGGAACAATGGTTAAATATTTCCTCGGAATAAGTGTGCTGAAGAATTCATGGGACCAAGTCTTTACTGCTTTTTGGCAGCGCTATCCAAACCCACACAGGTAAGAGAGTTTTAGCCACTCACCACAGCAACTGGCATACCTAATTGCACTTGAAAATATAGTGTACAAAACATTTTACAGTCCCTGCCCCAACAAGCTTACAaactatttttggtgcctgagtcacAGGAAGATCGGGAtctgcctaaggtcacaaggagctcacACGGGGATTTAACTAGGCTCACCTGCTTCAAAAGCAGTGCCATTGTTTTTAGTCATTGCCTTTACTCGATGAGCCACTCGTTCAGCGAACCTATCCCACATAGGTTCGTACATCCTCACTTCTACCATGCAAACCTTACAGATCAGTGTGATGCTGTCCACTTTAGTACCACTGAAGTTCATATAAATCTGTCGATTGAAAACTCCAGCAAATCATGCCATTCTGTTGTGTTTACATTTTGCATCTAAACTGTGTTTCAGCAACCCCAGGAAACTTTACCTGAGGGGTATTCAAACCTTTTTTCCATTCTGGTTTTTTTTGGTTAGGCAGCCTCTAAATAAACACTTATTGATCTATTGGGATTGATAGtttataagtatagatataggataatgtatctgttgtctaaatttagcataggttgaacttgatggacgcatgtcttttttttccaacctcatctactatgtaactatgtaaaccaAATGTCAGCCAAagacttttttttctttctcgtgTTGTTCTGCAATGTGTTTTACTGTATATGGGCCTCTGATACCTTGCAACCGAAGAAACAAGTAGTACTCCTTTGCATTTTGTGAAAT
It encodes:
- the RAB24 gene encoding ras-related protein Rab-24, which produces MSGHRVDVKVVMLGKESVGKTSLVERYVHHRFLQGPYQNTIGAAFVAKSMSVGGRNVTLGIWDTAGSERYEAMSRIYYRGAKAAIVCHDLTDSSSFQRVKFWVNELQNFEEHCQIYLCGTKSDLVESDRSQRQVDIHDVQDYADEIKAHVCETSSKSGQSVDELFQKVAEDYVNFNAFQVLTEAKGVDLNQKRDASFYSCCHH